The proteins below come from a single Diceros bicornis minor isolate mBicDic1 chromosome 3, mDicBic1.mat.cur, whole genome shotgun sequence genomic window:
- the KBTBD2 gene encoding kelch repeat and BTB domain-containing protein 2, translated as MSTQDERQINIEYAVSLLEQLKLFYEQQLFTDIVLIVEGTEFPCHKMVLATCSSYFRAMFMSGLSESKQTHVHLRNVDAATLQIIITYAYTGNLAINDSTVEQLYETACFLQVEDVLQRCREYLIKKINAENCVRLLSFADLFSCEELKQSAKRMVEHKFTAVYHQEAFMQLSHDLLIDILSSDNLNVEKEETVREAAMLWLEYNTESRSQYLSSVLSQIRIDALSEVTQRAWFQGLPPNDKSVVVQGLYKSMPKFFKPRLGMTKEEMMIFIEASSENPCSLYSSVCYSPQAEKVYKLCSPPADLHKVGTVVTPDNDIYIAGGQVPLKNTKTNHSKTSKLQTAFRTVNCFYWFDAQQNTWFPKTPMLFVRIKPSLVCCEGYIYAIGGDSVGGELNRRTVERYDTEKDEWTMVSPLPCAWQWSAAVVVHDCIYVMTLNLMYCYFPRSDSWVEMAMRQTSRSFASAAAFGDKIFYIGGLHIATNSGIRLPSGTVDGSSVTVEIYDVNKNEWKMAANIPAKRYSDPCVRAVVISNSLCVFMRETHLNERAKYVTYQYDLELDRWSLRQHISERVLWDLGRDFRCTVGKLYPSCLEESPWKPPTYLFSPDGTEEFELDGEMVALPPV; from the exons ATGTCCACTCAAGACGAGAGGCAGATCAATATTGAATATGCTGTGTCCTTGTTGGAACAGTTAAAACTGTTTTATGAACAGCAGTTGTTTACTGACATAGTGTTAATTGTTGAGGGTACTGAATTCCCTTGTCATAAGATGGTTCTTGCAACATGTAGCTCTTATTTTAG GGCCATGTTCATGAGTGGACTAAGTGAAAGCAAACAGACACACGTACACCTGAGGAATGTGGATGCAGCCACCTTACAGATAATAATAACTTATGCATACACGGGTAACTTGGCAATAAATGACAGCACTGTAGAACAGCTTTATGAAACAGCTTGCTTCCTGCAG GTAGAAGATGTGTTACAACGTTGTCgagaatatttaattaaaaaaataaatgcagagaattGTGTTCGATTGTTGAGTTTTGCTGATCTGTTCAGTTGTGAGGAATTAaaacaaagtgctaaaagaaTGGTGGAGCACAAGTTCACTGCTGTGTATCACCAGGAAGCTTTCATGCAGCTGTCACATGACTTACTGATAGACATTCTCAGTAGTGACAATTTAAAtgtagaaaaggaagagacagtTCGCGAAGCTGCTATGCTGTGGCTAGAGTACAACACAGAATCACGATCCCAGTATTTGTCTTCAGTTCTTAGCCAAATCAGAATTGATGCACTTTCAGAAGTAACACAGAGAGCTTGGTTTCAAGGTCTGCCACCCAATGATAAGTCTGTAGTGGTTCAAGGTCTGTATAAGTCCATGCCCAAGTTTTTCAAACCAAGGCTTGGAATGACTAAAGAGGAAATGATGATTTTCATTGAAGCATCTTCAGAAAATCCTTGTAGTCTTTACTCTTCTGTCTGTTACAGTCCCCAAGCAGAAAAAGTTTACAAGCTATGCAGTCCACCAGCTGATTTGCATAAGGTTGGGACCGTTGTAACTCCTGATAATGACATCTATATAGCGGGTGGTCAAGTTCCtctgaaaaacacaaaaacaaatcaCAGTAAAACAAGCAAACTTCAGACTGCCTTCAGAACTGTAAATTGCTTTTATTGGTTTGATGCACAGCAAAATACCTGGTTTCCAAAGACTCCGATGCTTTTCGTCCGCATAAAGCCATCTTTGGTTTGCTGTGAAGGCTATATCTATGCAATTGGAGGAGATAGTGTAGGTGGAGAACTTAATCGGAGGACCGTGGAAAGATATGACACTGAGAAGGATGAGTGGACGATGGTAAGCCCGTTGCCTTGTGCTTGGCAGTGGAGTGCAGCAGTTGTGGTTCATGACTGCATTTATGTGATGACATTGAACCTTATGTACTGTTATTTCCCAAGGTCTGATTCGTGGGTAGAAATGGCCATGAGACAGACTAGCAGGTCTTTTGCTTCAGCTGCAGCTTTTGGtgataaaattttctatattggaGGGTTGCACATTGCTACCAATTCTGGCATAAGACTCCCCTCCGGCACTGTAGATGGGTCTTCAGTAACTGTGGAAATTTATGATGTGAATAAAAATGAGTGGAAAATGGCAGCCAACATCCCTGCTAAGAGGTACTCGGACCCCTGTGTTAGAGCTGTTGTAATCTCAAattctctgtgtgtgtttatgcGAGAAACCCACTTAAATGAGAGAGCTAAATATGTCACCTACCAGTATGATCTGGAACTTGACCGGTGGTCCCTGCGGCAGCATATATCTGAACGTGTACTGTGGGACTTAGGGAGAGATTTTCGATGCACTGTGGGGAAACTTTATCCATCCTGCCTTGAAGAATCTCCGTGGAAACCCCCAACTTATCTTTTTTCACCGGATGGGACAGAGGAGTTTGAACTGGATGGAGAAATGGTTGCACTACCACCTGTATAG